From a single Rhizobium lusitanum genomic region:
- a CDS encoding carbohydrate ABC transporter permease, whose amino-acid sequence MTSTGFTPGRILRLSLLILGSLVFLAPYIFMISTAGKAQDDIFTSALRLIPTHFFYVENITKALSKVPMGTLLLNGVIVCGLIFFFQVLIAIPCAYAMAKLKFPAARLMMVLIMLGLLIPIHATALPLYVAFNSLSLLNSYTALVAPFSISVFAIFMFLQFFRAMPDDLIHAARLDGMSELGIVARVIVPNAWPAVTAFVIFSVVAHWNDFYWPLIVISNQNYATPPLGLMYFRAAEAGDDYGALMAATLIITLPLVAAFLLAQKRFVEGITMTGLKG is encoded by the coding sequence ATGACCTCCACTGGCTTCACTCCCGGCCGCATCCTGCGCCTTTCGCTGCTGATCCTCGGCTCGCTCGTCTTCCTGGCGCCCTACATCTTCATGATCTCGACAGCCGGCAAGGCGCAGGACGATATCTTTACCTCCGCCCTGAGGCTAATCCCGACGCATTTCTTCTATGTCGAGAACATCACCAAGGCGCTGAGCAAGGTGCCGATGGGTACGCTGCTGCTCAACGGCGTTATCGTCTGCGGCCTGATCTTCTTCTTCCAGGTGCTGATCGCCATTCCCTGCGCCTACGCCATGGCGAAGCTGAAGTTCCCCGCCGCGCGCCTGATGATGGTACTGATCATGCTCGGCCTCTTGATCCCGATCCACGCCACCGCCCTGCCGCTCTATGTCGCCTTCAACAGCCTGTCGCTGCTGAACAGCTACACCGCGCTGGTGGCGCCCTTCTCGATCTCGGTCTTCGCGATCTTCATGTTCCTGCAGTTCTTCCGCGCCATGCCTGATGATCTGATCCATGCGGCCCGCCTCGATGGCATGTCGGAACTCGGCATTGTCGCTCGCGTCATCGTGCCCAACGCCTGGCCGGCCGTCACCGCCTTCGTGATCTTCTCGGTCGTGGCGCATTGGAACGATTTCTACTGGCCGCTGATCGTCATCAGCAACCAGAACTACGCCACGCCGCCGCTGGGCCTCATGTATTTCCGCGCGGCCGAGGCCGGCGACGACTACGGCGCGCTCATGGCCGCCACGTTGATCATCACCCTTCCCCTCGTCGCCGCATTCCTTCTCGCACAGAAGCGCTTCGTCGAGGGCATCACCATGACCGGTCTCAAGGGCTGA
- a CDS encoding ABC transporter substrate-binding protein — protein sequence MKHITQILAAAAISMVVSVPAYAETTLTVHYPMPGFFKNVMDTISKKFMEENPDIKIQFAAPSATYEEGIQTILRQAGTSEMPDVTFIGLNRLRMIDERNVAVDLGPLVQKDGNMAAQGFSDTILKLAQVKGKQVGLAFATSNPIMYYNADLVKAAGGDPDSPPKTWDEVIALAGKIKALGNGVDGMDFRWQGDDWMFSALLFGAGGQMLSNDESKVAFNGPEGQKAVELIQRFVKEGGMPVFTKSAGEQAFAAGKVGFEFQTTGALVNTVKNVGAKFDLRTAKIPLIDPVKGRLPTGGNAVVILTHDPVKEAAAWKFAKFAAGPYGASVVVPGTGYVPNNELAAKSAEYLGDFYKKNPLFQAGLSQMPVMIPWYAFPGANGVKVTQTIVDNLSRIVDGSAEPKEALDDAASDVEGMLPRS from the coding sequence ATGAAGCATATCACCCAGATTCTCGCCGCCGCGGCCATTTCGATGGTCGTGTCGGTCCCGGCCTATGCCGAGACGACCTTGACGGTTCACTATCCGATGCCCGGCTTCTTCAAGAACGTGATGGACACGATCTCGAAGAAGTTCATGGAAGAAAATCCGGATATCAAGATCCAGTTCGCGGCACCTTCTGCCACCTACGAGGAAGGCATCCAGACCATTCTGCGCCAGGCCGGCACCAGCGAAATGCCCGATGTTACCTTCATCGGCCTCAACCGTCTGCGAATGATAGACGAGCGCAATGTCGCCGTCGATCTCGGACCGCTCGTCCAGAAGGACGGCAACATGGCCGCGCAGGGCTTCTCCGACACCATCCTCAAGCTCGCCCAGGTCAAGGGCAAGCAGGTCGGCCTCGCCTTCGCGACCTCGAACCCGATCATGTACTACAATGCCGATCTGGTGAAGGCAGCCGGCGGCGACCCGGACAGCCCGCCGAAGACCTGGGATGAGGTCATCGCGCTTGCCGGCAAGATCAAGGCGCTCGGCAACGGCGTCGACGGTATGGACTTCCGCTGGCAGGGCGACGACTGGATGTTCTCCGCCCTCCTCTTCGGCGCCGGCGGCCAGATGCTGAGCAACGACGAAAGCAAGGTCGCCTTTAACGGTCCTGAGGGACAGAAGGCCGTCGAGCTGATCCAGCGCTTCGTCAAGGAAGGCGGCATGCCGGTCTTCACCAAGTCCGCCGGCGAACAGGCTTTTGCCGCCGGCAAGGTCGGCTTCGAATTCCAGACCACCGGCGCGCTGGTGAACACCGTCAAGAATGTCGGCGCCAAGTTCGACCTGCGCACCGCCAAGATCCCGCTGATCGACCCGGTCAAGGGTCGCCTGCCGACCGGCGGCAACGCCGTCGTCATCCTGACCCATGATCCGGTCAAGGAAGCAGCCGCCTGGAAGTTCGCCAAGTTCGCCGCCGGCCCCTATGGCGCCTCGGTCGTCGTTCCCGGCACCGGCTATGTCCCGAACAACGAGCTCGCCGCCAAGTCGGCCGAGTATCTCGGCGACTTCTACAAGAAGAACCCGCTGTTCCAGGCCGGCCTCAGCCAGATGCCGGTGATGATCCCCTGGTACGCCTTCCCCGGCGCCAACGGCGTCAAGGTCACGCAGACGATCGTCGACAACCTGTCGCGCATCGTCGACGGCTCGGCCGAGCCGAAGGAAGCCCTTGATGACGCCGCTTCCGACGTTGAAGGCATGCTGCCACGCAGCTAA
- a CDS encoding carbohydrate ABC transporter permease encodes MASIAATAIPMRSAAKHERSETRTALLLALPAIILIVLFVLLPIVAVICLGFTDFQLGDKGLRFVAFENYAHLMKDRTFQKSLWNTAVYTAIVAPASIVLGLGVALLIESENIGRSFFRTAYFLPVASLIVAMATVWQYLFHPTIGPINALLGEIGLPRPNWLASSSTALYSLSIIGVWQTVGFNMVLFLAGLTAIPRELYAAAEVDGAKSALDRFWLVTWPMLGPTTLFVTTISIINAVKVFDTVKTLTEGGPNHASEVLLFTIYQEGFVYMQVGYASAMTTVFLAILVVLAFLQYRIQDRQVHYT; translated from the coding sequence ATGGCTAGCATCGCCGCCACGGCTATCCCGATGCGATCGGCGGCAAAGCACGAGCGCAGCGAGACCCGCACCGCCCTCTTGCTGGCGCTTCCGGCCATCATCCTGATCGTGCTGTTCGTTCTCCTGCCGATCGTCGCCGTCATCTGTCTGGGATTCACCGACTTCCAGCTTGGCGACAAGGGCCTGCGCTTTGTCGCTTTCGAGAACTACGCACATCTCATGAAGGACCGCACCTTCCAGAAATCGCTGTGGAACACGGCGGTCTATACGGCCATCGTCGCCCCCGCCTCGATCGTGCTCGGCCTCGGCGTCGCGCTGTTGATCGAGAGCGAAAATATCGGCCGCAGCTTCTTCCGTACCGCCTATTTCCTGCCCGTTGCCTCGCTGATCGTCGCCATGGCAACCGTCTGGCAATATCTCTTCCATCCGACCATCGGCCCGATCAATGCCCTGCTCGGCGAAATCGGCCTGCCACGTCCCAACTGGCTCGCCTCCTCGTCGACCGCCCTTTACAGCCTGTCGATCATCGGCGTCTGGCAGACGGTCGGCTTCAACATGGTGCTGTTCCTCGCCGGCCTCACCGCCATCCCCCGCGAGCTTTATGCCGCAGCGGAAGTGGATGGCGCGAAATCAGCGCTCGACCGCTTCTGGCTGGTGACCTGGCCGATGCTCGGGCCGACGACGCTGTTCGTCACCACCATCAGCATCATCAACGCCGTCAAGGTCTTCGATACCGTCAAGACGCTGACCGAAGGCGGCCCGAACCATGCCTCGGAAGTGCTGCTCTTCACCATCTACCAAGAGGGCTTCGTCTATATGCAAGTCGGCTACGCCTCGGCGATGACGACGGTCTTCCTCGCCATTCTGGTGGTGCTGGCCTTCCTGCAATATCGCATCCAAGACCGGCAGGTGCATTACACATGA